A portion of the Streptomyces erythrochromogenes genome contains these proteins:
- a CDS encoding non-ribosomal peptide synthetase, producing the protein MSDLAERLGRLPQGQRSRLLGRMRNQMTAGVGRRVELGRADHGPRSRSSFQQEQMWFVDKLGAGKARNNIALSIALGGPLDRAALHEALNAVVTRHQVLHSKLVEIDGVPWQEPVPSFVLGVQSTDLSGSEDADRELAELTTTCAAAPFDLAAAPPVRAHLVRLAEDRHVLLWVVHHIAWDPGSTRIFTEELTASYAAAAAGKRPEAPRLAVEYADFAAWQRAKLENDEHGRALAAKWRQILAGAVATEVMPDHPRGPETRGDGRGLKLTLDQKLLDRLTELADAGSTTVFTTLLAAFNALLRHWTRTEDVVVGTASASRPHPDLEQVIGCFVQMITLRTEVTDALTFRELVTRTAASVMDSFTSSELPFEQVVEAVRPVRDPLRHPLFQIEFTSLGRWGTHRAQAADVEFTMDQLHDGAAKFDMSFLVGENDGLELSLEYNTSLYRHGTASALLTAFKQVLEQVAENPDLRVGDISLVEEPAASRHARELSRGGPVDESAWTTTLDRAFRERATIHPDAVAVRHGATRLDYAALDRWSEAIAHRLRDRGVGHGDPVALCVARGPAAVAGVLGVLKAGAHYIPVDPAAPAERTRTVLADAKVRHALVDESAQLPVPLELVNTGTAAPVREVPSLALSSTPADLAYVLYTSGSSGTPKGVMIEHRSVTHFSRTIAKAYEIKAEDRVLHFAPLTFDVSVFEIFTTLLAGGSLVIATDDERRDPALLQARMREDAVTVAELPPALLPLLDQAALPDLRLVSVGGEAFPGRLVAEWTAGERRFVNGYGPTEATVAVTLMDCTGSYDRNPPIGRPMPGHQAFVLDERLRPVPPGVPGELCVAGPGVARGYLGRPDLTAERFADNPYADGPETARLYRTGDLVRWLPGGNLDFLGRTDRQLKVRGHRIEPGEVEAVLTGHPSVQQAVVVAQPAAGGERMLAAYVTVEQVGSYASEVADAEGLRAYTAVRLPGYMVPVVVVLDELPLTPHGKVDTAALPLPTEQSAQGGTPPRDAVEEQICRDILTPLLEWQNPDVEGDFFALGGSSLQATIVVSRVRALFGIDIALADFFGRPTVSGLAELVRAAKAEAAGEQDRLLAVFEQIENMSDEEAAALLGSLQQPEGP; encoded by the coding sequence ATGTCTGATCTCGCCGAACGGCTCGGCCGCCTGCCCCAGGGACAGCGCTCCCGGCTGCTGGGCAGGATGCGCAACCAGATGACGGCCGGCGTGGGCCGCCGCGTCGAACTGGGGCGCGCCGACCACGGACCGCGCTCCCGCTCCTCCTTCCAGCAGGAGCAGATGTGGTTCGTCGACAAGCTCGGCGCCGGCAAGGCCCGCAACAACATAGCCCTCTCCATAGCCCTGGGCGGTCCCCTGGACCGGGCCGCCCTGCACGAGGCCCTCAACGCCGTGGTCACCCGCCACCAGGTGCTCCACAGCAAACTCGTCGAGATCGACGGAGTCCCCTGGCAGGAGCCCGTCCCCTCCTTCGTGCTCGGCGTCCAGAGCACCGACCTGTCGGGCAGCGAGGACGCCGACCGCGAACTCGCCGAGCTCACCACCACCTGCGCGGCGGCCCCCTTCGACCTGGCCGCCGCCCCGCCCGTGCGCGCCCACCTCGTACGCCTCGCCGAGGACCGGCACGTCCTGCTCTGGGTCGTCCACCACATCGCCTGGGACCCCGGCTCGACCCGGATCTTCACCGAGGAACTGACCGCCAGCTACGCCGCGGCCGCCGCGGGCAAGCGACCCGAAGCCCCCAGACTCGCCGTCGAGTACGCCGACTTCGCGGCCTGGCAGCGGGCCAAGCTGGAGAACGACGAGCACGGCCGGGCGCTCGCCGCCAAATGGCGCCAGATCCTCGCCGGCGCCGTCGCCACCGAGGTCATGCCCGACCATCCGCGCGGTCCCGAGACCCGCGGCGACGGACGCGGCCTGAAACTGACCCTCGACCAGAAGCTGCTGGACCGGCTCACCGAGCTCGCCGACGCGGGCAGCACCACCGTCTTCACCACCCTGCTGGCCGCCTTCAACGCGCTGCTGCGGCACTGGACCCGGACCGAGGACGTCGTCGTCGGCACGGCCAGCGCCTCCCGCCCGCACCCCGACCTGGAACAGGTCATCGGCTGCTTCGTCCAGATGATCACCCTGCGGACCGAGGTCACCGACGCACTCACCTTCCGCGAGCTCGTCACCCGCACCGCCGCCTCCGTGATGGACTCCTTCACCAGCAGCGAACTGCCCTTCGAGCAGGTAGTGGAGGCCGTCCGGCCGGTCCGCGACCCACTGCGCCACCCGCTCTTCCAGATCGAGTTCACCTCGCTCGGCCGCTGGGGCACCCACCGGGCGCAGGCCGCGGACGTCGAGTTCACCATGGACCAACTGCACGACGGCGCAGCCAAGTTCGACATGAGCTTCCTCGTCGGCGAGAACGACGGCCTGGAACTCTCCCTCGAATACAACACCTCCCTCTACCGGCACGGCACGGCCAGCGCCCTCCTCACCGCCTTCAAGCAGGTCCTGGAGCAGGTCGCCGAGAACCCCGACCTCCGGGTCGGCGACATCAGCCTGGTCGAGGAGCCGGCCGCCTCCCGGCACGCCCGCGAGCTGTCCCGCGGCGGCCCGGTCGACGAGAGCGCCTGGACCACCACCCTCGACCGCGCCTTCCGCGAGCGGGCCACCATCCACCCCGACGCCGTCGCCGTCCGCCACGGCGCCACACGGCTGGACTACGCCGCCCTCGACCGCTGGTCCGAGGCCATCGCCCACCGGCTGCGCGACCGCGGCGTCGGACACGGCGACCCGGTCGCCCTGTGCGTGGCCCGCGGCCCGGCCGCCGTCGCCGGAGTGCTCGGCGTCCTCAAGGCGGGCGCCCACTACATCCCCGTCGACCCGGCCGCCCCGGCCGAGCGCACCCGCACCGTCCTGGCCGACGCCAAGGTCCGCCACGCCCTCGTCGACGAGAGCGCGCAGCTGCCCGTACCGCTGGAGCTCGTGAACACCGGGACCGCGGCCCCCGTCCGCGAGGTCCCCTCCCTCGCCCTCAGCTCCACCCCCGCCGACCTGGCCTACGTGCTCTACACCTCCGGCAGCAGCGGAACCCCGAAGGGGGTCATGATCGAGCACCGCTCGGTCACCCACTTCTCCCGCACCATCGCCAAGGCCTACGAGATCAAGGCCGAGGACCGGGTCCTGCACTTCGCCCCCCTCACCTTCGACGTCTCCGTCTTCGAGATCTTCACCACCCTGCTCGCGGGCGGCTCGCTCGTCATCGCCACCGACGACGAACGCCGCGACCCCGCCCTGCTCCAGGCCCGGATGCGCGAGGACGCGGTGACCGTCGCCGAACTCCCGCCCGCACTCCTGCCGCTGCTCGACCAGGCGGCCCTGCCGGACCTGCGCCTGGTCTCGGTCGGCGGCGAGGCCTTCCCCGGCAGGCTGGTCGCCGAATGGACCGCGGGGGAGCGCCGGTTCGTCAACGGCTACGGCCCGACCGAGGCCACCGTCGCGGTGACGCTGATGGACTGCACCGGCAGCTACGACCGCAACCCGCCCATCGGCCGCCCCATGCCGGGCCACCAGGCCTTCGTGCTCGACGAGCGGCTGCGGCCGGTCCCGCCCGGCGTCCCCGGCGAACTGTGCGTGGCCGGCCCGGGCGTGGCCCGCGGCTACCTGGGCCGCCCCGACCTCACCGCCGAACGCTTCGCGGACAACCCCTACGCCGACGGCCCCGAGACCGCGCGCCTCTACCGCACCGGCGACCTCGTCCGCTGGCTGCCCGGCGGCAACCTCGACTTCCTCGGCCGCACCGACCGCCAGCTCAAGGTGCGCGGCCACCGGATCGAGCCGGGCGAGGTCGAGGCCGTCCTGACCGGGCACCCCTCCGTGCAGCAGGCCGTCGTGGTGGCCCAGCCCGCCGCGGGCGGCGAGCGCATGCTGGCCGCCTACGTCACCGTCGAGCAGGTCGGCTCGTACGCCTCGGAGGTCGCCGACGCCGAGGGACTGCGCGCCTACACGGCCGTCCGGCTCCCCGGCTACATGGTCCCGGTCGTCGTCGTCCTGGACGAGCTGCCGCTGACCCCGCACGGGAAGGTCGACACCGCCGCCCTGCCGCTGCCCACCGAGCAGTCGGCACAGGGCGGGACCCCGCCGCGCGACGCCGTCGAGGAGCAGATCTGCCGCGACATCCTCACCCCGCTCCTGGAATGGCAGAACCCGGACGTGGAGGGCGACTTCTTCGCCCTGGGCGGCAGCTCCCTCCAGGCCACCATCGTGGTCTCCCGGGTCCGGGCCCTCTTCGGCATCGACATCGCCCTCGCCGACTTCTTCGGCCGCCCGACCGTCTCGGGCCTGGCCGAACTCGTCCGCGCGGCGAAGGCCGAGGCCGCCGGCGAACAGGACCGGCTGCTCGCGGTCTTCGAGCAGATCGAGAACATGAGCGACGAAGAGGCCGCGGCCCTCCTCGGCTCCCTCCAGCAGCCGGAGGGGCCCTGA
- a CDS encoding condensation domain-containing protein has protein sequence MAGPAGLEGALAALPEAKRELARLMLAARRPVPAHPAPRSGAGPVPPTALQTRLWRRERTHPAVATGSHALRLTGPLDPQRLNEALTGVLRRHEALRTRLVRSTADQPRLHVDEEPVLRLTRADLSGFTPQAAAERTALQLTESASTVLDLESGRTSAFRLLRTGPDEHVLILASHLAVFDGWSSGVFLADLAAGYREGPESLTPPELQFPDYADWQHRWLAGPDGTAELTRRRAVFAADPPAPRAPGGFERGHLPVRLARGPVDAGLELGAAEGATPFMTLLAALAVVLARRDGRTSVVIGTPAAGRFAAPLEGAVGQYTTVVSIRLDLAGGPAFRELLHRTRTAVADALAHQRLPVDVLFGDGTPPPYNVLFALHNYPAVPLDLPGIEVGQLPGPPARHLELYSPDPAAALACVGLVERDGEIGGTAEYNRHAATPEDVRGLLTGIEEVLDRAVAAPASPLTTTRH, from the coding sequence ATGGCCGGACCGGCCGGGCTGGAGGGAGCGCTCGCCGCGCTCCCCGAGGCCAAGCGCGAGCTCGCCCGCCTGATGCTGGCCGCCCGCCGGCCCGTACCCGCACACCCGGCCCCGCGCTCCGGCGCGGGGCCCGTCCCGCCGACCGCACTCCAGACCCGGCTGTGGCGTCGGGAGCGCACCCACCCGGCCGTCGCCACCGGCTCGCACGCCCTCCGGCTGACCGGCCCCCTCGACCCGCAGCGGCTGAACGAGGCCCTCACCGGGGTGCTGCGCCGCCACGAGGCACTGCGCACCCGGCTGGTGCGCTCCACCGCGGACCAGCCGCGGCTGCACGTGGACGAGGAACCGGTCCTGCGGCTCACCCGGGCCGACCTGTCGGGCTTCACCCCGCAGGCCGCGGCCGAGCGGACCGCCCTGCAGCTCACCGAGAGCGCCTCCACCGTCCTGGACCTGGAGAGCGGCCGCACCAGCGCGTTCCGGCTGCTGCGGACCGGCCCCGACGAGCACGTCCTGATCCTCGCCTCCCACCTCGCGGTCTTCGACGGCTGGTCCTCCGGGGTCTTCCTCGCGGACCTCGCCGCCGGCTACCGCGAGGGCCCCGAGAGCCTGACCCCGCCCGAACTCCAGTTCCCCGACTACGCCGACTGGCAGCACCGCTGGCTCGCCGGGCCGGACGGCACCGCCGAACTCACCCGCCGCCGGGCCGTGTTCGCCGCCGACCCGCCCGCCCCCCGGGCCCCCGGCGGCTTCGAGCGCGGACACCTGCCCGTACGGCTGGCCCGCGGTCCCGTCGACGCCGGGCTGGAGCTGGGCGCGGCCGAGGGGGCCACCCCGTTCATGACCCTGCTCGCCGCGCTCGCCGTCGTACTGGCCCGCAGGGACGGCCGCACCTCCGTGGTGATCGGCACCCCGGCCGCCGGCCGGTTCGCCGCACCGCTGGAGGGTGCGGTCGGGCAGTACACCACCGTCGTGTCGATCCGGCTCGACCTCGCGGGCGGGCCCGCCTTCCGCGAGCTCCTGCACCGCACCCGCACCGCGGTGGCCGACGCCCTGGCCCACCAACGCCTGCCCGTGGACGTGCTGTTCGGCGACGGCACGCCACCGCCGTACAACGTCCTGTTCGCCCTCCACAACTACCCGGCCGTACCGCTGGACCTGCCCGGCATCGAGGTCGGCCAGCTGCCCGGGCCGCCCGCCCGCCACCTGGAGCTCTACAGCCCCGACCCGGCCGCGGCCCTGGCCTGCGTCGGCCTGGTGGAGCGGGACGGCGAGATCGGCGGCACCGCCGAGTACAACCGGCACGCGGCCACGCCCGAGGACGTGCGGGGCCTGCTCACCGGCATCGAGGAGGTGCTGGACCGGGCCGTCGCCGCGCCCGCCTCCCCACTCACCACCACCCGGCACTGA
- a CDS encoding acyl-CoA dehydrogenase family protein yields MLTTEFYRAPADCGLVRSGADVPRTPMRALREDIHDILVSAPVAEARRTRDPRPIHRALGEKGLLAPQWPEEYGGRGVSQVAAAVLVEELAMHDVPDLLHTLTVQIVGSTLLNVASPQMKARHLPGFAAGTSFGCVLFSEPQAGSDLNILSTRAVSDGKGGYKLYGTKVHSLFARFADYGLCLARGEDDAFSLFLVPLAQPGVTIRQIPGIGDDAFHEVALDGVSVTADDVVGTIGQGWAIVVKTLAFERTGLDYYVKALRWYRAAVERLEAHTDRLEAGQHDQIGLAKLNARLLAAGTLVRRVLTRLDRGELNEDEAAAAKWYTTELAAEVAWWAAELDGDTSMTLDDPEVDGVAHPLDSAMREAPGMRISGGTAEMMLETLARLRLDSGAEVRP; encoded by the coding sequence GTGCTCACCACCGAGTTCTACCGCGCGCCCGCGGACTGCGGGCTCGTACGGAGCGGGGCCGACGTGCCCCGCACCCCCATGCGGGCCCTGCGCGAGGACATCCACGACATCCTGGTGTCCGCCCCCGTCGCCGAGGCCCGGCGCACCCGGGACCCCCGGCCCATCCACCGGGCCCTCGGCGAGAAGGGCCTGCTCGCACCCCAGTGGCCCGAGGAGTACGGGGGCCGCGGCGTCAGCCAGGTCGCGGCGGCCGTGCTGGTCGAGGAACTGGCCATGCACGACGTCCCCGACCTGCTGCACACGCTCACCGTGCAGATCGTCGGCTCCACCCTGCTCAACGTCGCGAGCCCGCAGATGAAGGCGCGCCACCTGCCCGGCTTCGCCGCCGGCACCTCCTTCGGCTGCGTGCTCTTCAGCGAACCGCAGGCCGGCTCCGACCTCAACATCCTCTCCACCCGCGCCGTCTCCGACGGCAAGGGCGGCTACAAGCTCTACGGCACCAAGGTCCACTCGCTCTTCGCCCGCTTCGCCGACTACGGCCTGTGCCTGGCCCGCGGCGAGGACGACGCCTTCAGCCTCTTCCTCGTGCCCCTGGCCCAGCCCGGCGTCACCATCCGGCAGATCCCGGGCATCGGCGACGACGCCTTCCACGAGGTCGCCCTCGACGGAGTGTCCGTCACCGCCGACGATGTCGTCGGCACCATCGGCCAGGGCTGGGCGATCGTCGTCAAGACCCTGGCCTTCGAACGCACCGGCCTCGACTACTACGTCAAGGCGCTGCGCTGGTACCGGGCCGCCGTCGAACGGCTGGAGGCCCACACCGACCGGCTGGAGGCCGGCCAGCACGACCAGATCGGCCTGGCCAAGCTCAACGCCCGGCTGCTCGCGGCCGGCACCCTGGTCCGCCGCGTCCTCACCCGCCTCGACCGGGGCGAGCTCAACGAGGACGAGGCCGCCGCCGCGAAGTGGTACACCACCGAACTCGCCGCGGAGGTGGCCTGGTGGGCCGCCGAACTCGACGGCGACACGAGCATGACCCTCGACGACCCGGAGGTCGACGGGGTGGCACACCCACTCGATTCGGCGATGCGCGAAGCCCCGGGGATGCGGATATCCGGCGGCACCGCCGAAATGATGCTGGAGACGCTGGCCCGGCTGCGTCTCGACTCAGGGGCGGAGGTACGGCCGTGA
- a CDS encoding acyl-CoA dehydrogenase family protein: MTTQAVNGSGTEGAAGQAPERWREREDEDSLFRQLRLTVRQGLEVDGDTPAGAWEALTQVGAWEFALPIEKEGLDLGQAVLAMVCEEAGNAMQPVPLADTLLALDVLSALGPLAPEGTDDLLDRVRAGELQLAVPGRLPDPRGTVPPGIAWKPDGDGAGVLLTGTGGPFAAGVGPDGLLVLASGPDGPCVALVDLPAAGVTVRPLRDHGGGAVAGAVFDEARIPAGSVLLRGLAAEQALARVGLRAAVHQASLLAGITAAALTAVVSRIRGRQQFGQALVKHQGPRLRVAGLLARLDAVRWAVGDAARDLDEGRLTPGEAAGLIALTAETTLDVTRDAVHLHGASGLVRDGLVAGCYRRAAWEALRCGRPAHLWDTAAHTP; encoded by the coding sequence GTGACGACCCAGGCGGTCAACGGGAGCGGTACGGAAGGGGCGGCCGGCCAGGCGCCCGAGCGGTGGCGGGAGCGGGAGGACGAGGACTCGCTCTTCCGGCAGCTCAGGCTCACCGTGCGGCAGGGACTGGAGGTCGACGGGGACACTCCCGCGGGCGCCTGGGAGGCGCTGACCCAGGTCGGGGCCTGGGAGTTCGCCCTCCCCATCGAGAAGGAGGGCCTCGACCTCGGCCAGGCCGTGCTCGCCATGGTCTGCGAGGAGGCCGGCAACGCGATGCAGCCCGTCCCGCTCGCCGACACCCTCCTCGCGCTCGACGTGCTCTCCGCCCTCGGCCCCCTCGCGCCCGAGGGCACCGACGACCTGCTGGACCGGGTGCGTGCAGGGGAACTCCAGCTCGCCGTCCCGGGCCGGCTGCCCGACCCGCGCGGCACCGTACCGCCGGGCATCGCCTGGAAACCGGACGGCGACGGCGCGGGCGTCCTCCTCACCGGCACCGGCGGCCCGTTCGCCGCCGGCGTCGGGCCGGACGGCCTGCTGGTCCTCGCGAGCGGCCCCGACGGCCCCTGCGTCGCCCTCGTCGACCTGCCCGCGGCGGGTGTGACCGTACGCCCGCTGCGCGACCACGGCGGGGGCGCGGTCGCCGGCGCCGTCTTCGACGAGGCACGGATCCCGGCCGGGTCGGTACTGCTGCGAGGGCTCGCCGCCGAACAGGCCCTCGCCCGCGTCGGCCTGCGCGCCGCCGTCCACCAGGCGTCCCTGCTGGCCGGCATCACCGCGGCGGCCCTGACCGCGGTCGTCTCCCGGATCCGCGGACGGCAGCAGTTCGGCCAGGCCCTGGTCAAGCACCAGGGACCCCGGCTGCGGGTGGCCGGGCTCCTGGCCCGGCTCGACGCCGTGCGCTGGGCCGTCGGCGACGCGGCCCGCGACCTCGACGAGGGCCGGCTCACCCCGGGGGAGGCCGCCGGGCTCATCGCGCTCACGGCCGAGACCACCCTGGATGTGACACGTGACGCCGTGCACCTGCACGGCGCCTCCGGTCTCGTACGGGACGGCCTCGTGGCCGGCTGCTACCGGCGCGCGGCCTGGGAGGCCCTGCGCTGCGGACGCCCCGCCCACCTGTGGGACACCGCGGCGCACACCCCCTGA
- a CDS encoding GNAT family N-acetyltransferase, whose protein sequence is MSLEVRPATADLWDDVRQVLQPKKSAHTCWCMAWRLTTGDYGRMTAEERGEHLRTLTEKADPPPGVLGFLDGEVAGWCNVAPRRQLDRLTSSKTITPVDDVPVWSVTCFVVRKEFRGKGVASGLLEGAVEHARANGAPAVEGYPVDPEGGRVNPTLAYVGTMDMFERAGFRRIQRTEAKSDKRHRWIVRRDLV, encoded by the coding sequence ATGAGTTTAGAAGTCCGGCCCGCCACGGCGGATCTGTGGGACGACGTCCGCCAGGTGCTCCAGCCGAAGAAGAGCGCGCACACGTGCTGGTGCATGGCGTGGCGGCTGACCACCGGCGACTACGGGCGGATGACCGCGGAGGAGCGGGGCGAGCACCTGCGCACCCTCACGGAGAAGGCGGACCCGCCGCCCGGGGTCCTCGGGTTCCTGGACGGCGAGGTGGCCGGCTGGTGCAACGTGGCGCCGCGCCGCCAGCTCGACCGGCTGACCTCCTCGAAGACGATCACGCCGGTGGACGACGTGCCCGTGTGGTCGGTGACCTGTTTCGTCGTGCGCAAGGAGTTCCGCGGCAAGGGGGTCGCCTCGGGCCTGCTGGAGGGGGCCGTCGAGCACGCGCGGGCGAACGGCGCGCCCGCCGTCGAGGGATATCCGGTCGACCCGGAGGGCGGCCGGGTGAACCCGACCCTCGCCTATGTCGGGACGATGGACATGTTCGAGCGGGCCGGCTTCCGCCGGATCCAGCGCACCGAGGCGAAGAGCGACAAGCGGCACCGCTGGATCGTGCGCCGCGACCTGGTCTGA
- a CDS encoding threonine aldolase family protein translates to MTMGFSGTADLRSDTVTRPGPGMRAAMAGAEVGDDLFGEDPTVRALEERLAGLFGFPAALFTPSGVMANQIALQLLVAPGEELVCDAEAHVLAHEEASPARYGGIQTRTVAAERGVVTAALLAGAVRRGNAYTLGTRAVEVEQTHTRAGGTVHPLDTLREVRELTSGAGVAVHMDGARIWNAMAATGTSAAQYGETADSLSVCLSKGLGAPVGSVLLLRSEHLPRARKLRHGLGGSMRQSGILAAAGLYALDHHVERIAEDHDHARLLAAGLRDAGFTVRPPETNIVLVAVPGAGEVVARAAQEGVLVTAPDPDTVRLVTHLDVGHKACRHALGVLTAVMTDVVAGARKTVPAGRS, encoded by the coding sequence ATGACCATGGGCTTTTCCGGCACCGCCGATCTGCGCAGCGACACGGTGACCCGGCCGGGTCCCGGGATGCGGGCCGCGATGGCCGGCGCGGAGGTCGGCGACGACCTCTTCGGGGAGGATCCGACGGTCCGCGCCCTGGAGGAGCGCCTGGCCGGGCTCTTCGGCTTCCCGGCGGCCCTGTTCACGCCGTCGGGGGTGATGGCCAACCAGATCGCGCTGCAGCTCCTCGTCGCCCCCGGCGAGGAGCTGGTGTGCGACGCCGAGGCGCACGTCCTGGCCCACGAGGAGGCCTCCCCGGCCCGTTACGGCGGGATCCAGACGCGTACGGTGGCGGCGGAGCGCGGGGTGGTCACCGCGGCGCTGCTGGCCGGCGCGGTCCGGCGGGGGAACGCGTACACCCTGGGCACGCGGGCGGTGGAGGTGGAGCAGACCCACACCCGGGCCGGCGGTACGGTCCACCCGCTGGACACGCTGCGGGAGGTGCGCGAGCTGACGTCCGGCGCGGGCGTGGCGGTCCACATGGACGGCGCCCGGATCTGGAACGCGATGGCCGCGACCGGGACTTCGGCGGCGCAGTACGGGGAGACGGCCGATTCGCTGTCCGTGTGCCTGTCGAAGGGGCTGGGCGCGCCGGTCGGTTCGGTGCTCCTGCTCCGGTCCGAACACCTGCCCAGGGCGAGGAAGTTGCGGCACGGCCTGGGCGGGAGCATGCGGCAGTCGGGCATCCTGGCGGCTGCGGGGCTGTACGCCCTGGACCACCACGTGGAGCGGATCGCCGAGGACCACGACCACGCCCGGCTGCTGGCGGCGGGGCTGCGGGACGCGGGTTTCACCGTGCGCCCGCCCGAGACCAACATCGTCCTCGTCGCGGTGCCGGGCGCCGGCGAGGTCGTCGCACGGGCCGCGCAGGAAGGAGTGCTGGTGACCGCACCGGACCCGGACACCGTCCGGCTGGTCACCCATCTGGACGTAGGACACAAGGCGTGTCGGCACGCCCTCGGGGTGCTGACCGCCGTGATGACCGATGTCGTCGCCGGGGCGCGGAAGACCGTGCCCGCGGGACGCTCGTAA
- a CDS encoding DUF2461 domain-containing protein gives MTFSGFPPSALRLYEDLAADNSKEAWRLRHRERYERDVRAPMDELAAELGTFFEEWAGPGGVQVLGPVRDTRMSHDKSPYKTYQGAYLDLLPCLGLWVHLDRDGLYASGRWYPYAGAEVARYRAAVEEEDGGAELAAITGRLAEQGFVLGGDRLKSRPRGVPADHPRLDLLRHRKIDAGRRHGPAAGLHTARAGELVRETWLLVRPLLDWMAARELTPKPRERGVDDPS, from the coding sequence GTGACCTTCAGCGGCTTCCCGCCCTCGGCACTGCGCCTGTACGAGGACCTCGCGGCCGACAACAGCAAGGAGGCGTGGCGGCTGCGCCACCGCGAGCGGTACGAGCGTGACGTGCGTGCGCCGATGGACGAGCTGGCCGCTGAACTGGGCACGTTCTTCGAGGAGTGGGCCGGGCCGGGCGGAGTGCAGGTGCTCGGCCCGGTCCGGGACACCCGGATGTCCCACGACAAGTCCCCGTACAAGACCTACCAGGGCGCCTACCTGGACCTGCTGCCCTGCCTGGGCCTGTGGGTGCACCTGGACCGGGACGGGCTGTACGCCTCCGGCCGCTGGTACCCGTACGCCGGGGCCGAGGTCGCCCGCTACCGTGCCGCCGTCGAGGAGGAGGACGGCGGCGCGGAGCTGGCGGCGATCACCGGCCGGCTGGCGGAGCAGGGCTTCGTCCTCGGCGGGGACCGGCTCAAGTCCCGGCCGCGGGGGGTGCCCGCGGACCACCCGCGGCTGGACCTGCTGCGCCATCGCAAGATCGACGCGGGGCGCCGCCACGGTCCGGCCGCGGGCCTGCACACGGCGCGCGCCGGGGAACTCGTACGGGAGACCTGGCTGCTGGTACGGCCGCTGCTGGACTGGATGGCGGCGCGCGAACTCACCCCGAAGCCCCGCGAACGAGGAGTTGACGACCCGTCATGA
- a CDS encoding serine hydroxymethyltransferase, whose translation MSLTLPAPVTDPLDEDGLRGGAPQAPAPDLVDFAAHANNRLRERDSVLYDLLSRESARQRDTLMMVAASSVADPSVLACEGSTLGNLTAEGFPGNRYHAGCGVADEIERLAIERACAAFGAQDAIVQPHSGSSANLAVITALLSPGDSLLGLDLDCGGHLTHGSPASVTGRYYRAHGYRVTPEGLLDYDQIRELALEHRPKLIVCGASAYPRSIDFARFREIADEANAYLLADISHIAGLVAAGLHQSPVDHAHVTTTSTYKQLYGPRGGLILLGREARRAGPERGTLAATLRRAVFPFTQGTPDLASVAAKARALDFVASPDFAEVAKRLADGAQAIAERLLDRGFRLVTGGTDTHMVLLDLRGTGVTGDVAEEALESCGIVVNRNRVPGDTTPVRVTGGLRLGTNTLAARGMDRTVAAECADLVADVLTALAAPGGVLPDALRDRVRTRVSQLCAAHPLPGYLP comes from the coding sequence ATGAGCCTCACCCTGCCCGCGCCCGTCACCGATCCGCTGGACGAGGACGGGCTCCGGGGCGGCGCGCCACAGGCGCCCGCGCCCGACCTGGTCGATTTCGCCGCGCACGCCAACAACCGCCTGAGAGAGCGAGATTCCGTCCTGTACGACCTGCTGTCCCGGGAGTCGGCGCGCCAGCGCGACACCCTGATGATGGTCGCGGCGTCCAGCGTCGCGGACCCGTCCGTGCTGGCCTGCGAGGGCAGCACGCTCGGGAACCTGACCGCCGAGGGCTTTCCCGGCAACCGCTACCATGCGGGCTGCGGCGTCGCCGACGAGATCGAGCGCCTCGCGATCGAGCGGGCGTGCGCGGCCTTCGGCGCGCAGGACGCGATCGTGCAGCCGCACTCGGGGTCGTCCGCGAACCTCGCCGTGATCACCGCACTGCTGAGCCCGGGCGACTCCCTGCTGGGTCTCGACCTGGACTGCGGCGGCCACCTCACCCACGGCTCCCCCGCCTCGGTGACCGGCCGGTACTACCGCGCCCACGGCTACCGGGTGACGCCGGAGGGGCTGCTCGACTACGACCAGATCCGCGAACTGGCCCTGGAGCACCGGCCGAAGCTCATCGTGTGCGGTGCGAGCGCGTACCCCCGCAGCATCGACTTCGCCCGGTTCCGGGAGATCGCGGACGAGGCCAACGCCTATCTCCTGGCCGACATCTCGCACATCGCGGGACTGGTCGCGGCCGGCCTCCACCAGAGCCCCGTCGACCACGCCCACGTGACCACCACCAGCACCTACAAGCAGCTCTACGGTCCGCGCGGCGGGCTGATCCTGCTGGGCCGCGAGGCCCGCAGGGCCGGGCCGGAGCGGGGAACCCTGGCCGCAACCCTGCGCCGCGCCGTGTTCCCCTTCACCCAGGGCACCCCCGACCTGGCGTCCGTGGCGGCCAAGGCGCGCGCGCTGGACTTCGTGGCGAGCCCGGACTTCGCGGAGGTCGCCAAGCGGCTGGCGGACGGCGCGCAAGCGATCGCCGAGCGGCTCCTGGACCGGGGCTTCCGCCTGGTCACGGGTGGTACGGACACCCACATGGTGCTGCTCGACCTGCGCGGCACCGGTGTCACCGGGGACGTGGCCGAGGAGGCCCTGGAGTCCTGCGGGATCGTCGTCAACCGCAACCGGGTCCCCGGGGACACCACCCCGGTCCGGGTGACGGGGGGCTTGCGGCTGGGCACCAACACGCTGGCCGCGCGCGGGATGGACCGGACGGTGGCCGCCGAGTGCGCCGACCTGGTCGCGGACGTCCTGACGGCGCTCGCCGCACCCGGCGGAGTCCTGCCGGACGCGCTGCGCGACCGGGTCCGCACCCGGGTCTCCCAGCTGTGCGCCGCCCACCCCCTTCCGGGGTACCTGCCGTGA